In Amphiprion ocellaris isolate individual 3 ecotype Okinawa chromosome 3, ASM2253959v1, whole genome shotgun sequence, one genomic interval encodes:
- the tmem266 gene encoding transmembrane protein 266 — translation MSNTQAPPQAGTSELEVISQQVEEENQCVAPVQLVSFAYRDLPLAALDISLAGSQLISNPDEEDNREGSNWLKPCCGRRAALWQVCLLSAGFNCFLVACVILVVLLLMLELLIDTKLLQFNNAFQFASIIHWISLAILSVFFTETVFRIVVLGIWDYIENKVEVFDGAVIVLSLAPMVASTVANGPSSPWDAIGLIITLRIWRVKRIIDAYVLQVKVEMELEIQQYEKAKAVREEQLDRLTQICQEQAFEIRQLRAHLAQQDLDLVAEREAAMQIHHMWGKQSSSFQEVDGLAPGASEHHRPAKAREPGGPADHHGQDDMNNYISQYYSEPSSDTGIPDPARVITTAAIDVHLPNNPSQLPSSLVSADAVPSSRLQRTGSSVSEASTTTVSRTSFSARQHSISSHTLGSSMDCSSTVREASTSTDYSDQRCYPPPYSSPLALGTQPRGSPSAVVQELLSSLSEDSCLTQKGLDPVNLKPPSPTGSTKTSPELEHRVNIYNKRNQESRVGLHSKTVIHLQGNEPFLEEKYRMMGPVETPVNRLSET, via the exons ATGAGCAACACCCA GGCCCCTCCCCAGGCTGGAACCTCAGAGCTGGAGGTCATTTCCCAGCAGGTAGAGGAAGAAAACCAGTGTGTGGCCCCTGTCCAGCTGGTCAGCTTTGCCTACAGAGACTTGCCTTTGGCGGCCCTGGACATATCCCTCGCCGGATCCCAGCTCATCTCTAACCCTGATGAAGAGGACAACAGAGAGGG GTCGAACTGGCTGAAGCCGTGCTGTGGACGGAGAGCAGCTCTGTGGCAGGTCTGTCTGCTGTCGGCAGGCTTCAACTGTTTCCTGGTGGCCTGTGTCATCctggtggtgctgctgctgatgctggagctgctcatagacaccaagcTGCTGCAGT TTAATAATGCATTCCAGTTTGCCAGCATCATCCACTGGATCAGCCTGGCTATTCTCTCCGTGTTCTTCACTGAG ACGGTGTTCAGGATCGTGGTGTTGGGGATATGGGATTACATAGAGAACAAAGTAGAG GTGTTTGATGGAGCTGTCATCGTACTCTCTCTGGCCCCCATGGTGGCCTCCACGGTGGCCAACGGCCCCAGCAGCCCCTGGGATGCTATCGGCCTCATCATCACACTGCGCATCTGGAGGGTCAAGAGGATCATTGACG CCTATGTGCTGCAAGTGAAGGTGGAAATGGAGCTGGAGATCCAGCAGTATGAGAAGGCCAAGGCAGTGAGGGAGGAACAGCTTGATCGTCTTACCCAGATCTGCCAAGAACAGGCG TTTGAAATCAGGCAGCTGAGGGCCCACCTGGCCCAGCAGGACCTGGATCTGGTAGCAGAGCGTGAGGCAGCCATGCAGATCCACCATATGTGGggtaaacagagcagcagtttcCAGGAGGTGGACGGACTGGCCCCTGGGGCCTCCGAGCATCACAGGCCAGCCAAAGCCAGAGAGCCTGGGGGGCCCGCAG ATCATCATGGTCAAGATGACATGAACAACTATATCAGCCAGTACTACAGCGAGCCAAGCAGTG ATACAGGGATCCCAGACCCAGCACGAGTCATCACCACAGCAGCCATAGACGTGCATCTGCCCAACAACCCCAGTCAGCTCCCCTCGTCTCTGGTGAGTGCGGATGCAGTGCCGTCCAGCCGTTTGCAGCGTACCGGCAGCTCGGTCAGCGAGGCCTCCACAACCACCGTGTCCCGCACCAGCTTCAGCGCCCGGCAGCACAGCATCAGCAGCCACACGCTGGGCTCCAGCATGGACTGCAGCTCCACGGTGCGCGAGGCCTCCACCTCCACAGACTACAGCGACCAACGCTGCTACCCTCCGCCCTACAGCAGCCCTCTGGCCCTGGGGACTCAGCCACGAGGGAGTCCCAGCGCCGTGGTCCAGGAgctgctctcctctctgtctgagGACTCCTGTCTCACCCAGAAGGGCCTGGACCCTGTCAACCTTAAACCACCCAGCCCGACAGGTTCCACAAAAACCAGCCCCGAGCTGGAGCACAGGGTCAACATCTACAACAAGAGGAACCAGGAGAGTCGAGTCGGCCTCCACTCCAAGACAGTCATCCATCTGCAGGGTAACGAGCCTTTCCTGGAGGAGAAGTACAGGATGATGGGGCCGGTAGAAACTCCAGTCAACCGCCTGTCAGAGACATAA
- the LOC111580162 gene encoding pro-neuregulin-4, membrane-bound isoform, which produces MMADHGELCDEKEAAYCMNGGICYKISSMDSLSCVCSESYRGSRCEHFQLFSSSPNAKEAGLIAAVVIVALLILAMLAVVIYYVRKMLKARKQSQQNNHQEYWRVKSRV; this is translated from the exons ATGATGGCtg ATCATGGAGAACTCTGTGATGAGAAGGAAGCTGCCTACTGCATGAATGGAGGGATATGCTATAAAATATCTTCCATGGATTCACTTTCCTGTGT GTGCAGTGAGAGCTACAGAGGCAGCAGATGTGAGCACTTCCAGCTCTTTAGCTCTTCCCCGAATGCAAAGGAGGCAGGGTTAATTGCAGCCGTGGTCATTGTTGCCCTCCTCATCTTGGCGATGCTGGCTGTTGTTATCTACTACGTACGCAA AATGCTGAAAGCCAGGAAACAGAGCCAACAGAACAACCACCAAGAGTACTGGAGAGTAAAATCAAGAGTATga
- the etfa gene encoding electron transfer flavoprotein subunit alpha, mitochondrial: protein MNRAFNKTSLKQLTGILQRFQSTLVVAEHNNDKLTPITLNAITAASKLGGEVSCLVAGTNCAKVVEEISKVHGVKKVLVAQHDSYKGGLPEELTPLILQTQKQFNFTHICAGASAFGKNLLPRVAAKLDVAPVSDIIEIKSPDTFVRTIYAGNALSTVKCNEPIKVFTVRGTSFEAASTEGGSAASEEVAAASPTGISEWLEQTLTKSDRPELTSAKVVVSGGRGLKSGENFQLLYDLADKLNAAVGASRAAVDAGYVPNDMQVGQTGKIVAPELYIAVGISGAIQHLAGMKDSKTIVAINKDPEAPIFQVADYGLVADLFKAVPEMTESLSK from the exons ATGAATAGGGCATTCAATAAGACGAGTCTGAAACAATTG ACTGGTATCCTCCAGAGGTTCCAAAGCACCTTGGTTGTAGCAGAGCACAACAATGACAAGCTGACCCCCATCACACTCAATGCCATCACTGCTGCCTCTAAACTGGGTGGAGAGGTGTCCTGTCTGGTTGCTGGAACAAACTGTGCAAAG gtTGTGGAGGAAATCAGCAAAGTCCATGGTGTGAAGAAGGTTCTGGTGGCCCAGCATGATTCGTACAAAGGTGGCCTGCCAG AGGAGCTGACTCCTCTTATCCTGCAAACCCAAAAGCAATTCAACTTCACTCACATCTGTGCTGGTGCATCTGCTTTCGGAAAG AACCTGCTTCCCAGAGTGGCTGCCAAGTTGGATGTTGCCCCAGTTTCAGATATTATTGAGATCAAATCCCCAGATACTTTCGTCCGGACTATCTATGCTG GTAATGCCCtcagcactgtgaaatgtaaTGAGCCAATCAAGGTCTTCACCGTCAGAGGGACGTCTTTTGAGGCAGCTTCAACAGAGGGAGGCAGTGCTGCATCAGAGGAAG TGGCTGCTGCTTCTCCCACTGGAATTTCTGAGTGGTTGGAACAGACTCTGACAAAGAGCGACCGTCCAGAGCTGACAAGTGCAAAGGTTGTGGTGTCAGGAG GAAGGGGCTTGAAAAGTGGGGAAAATTTCCAGCTGCTTTATGACCTTGCTGACAAACTCAATGCTGCAG TTGGTGCATCCAGAGCTGCAGTGGATGCGGGGTATGTCCCTAATGACATGCAGGTTGGACAAACTGGCAAGATAGTAGCACCA GAGTTGTACATTGCTGTTGGTATCTCTGGAGCTATCCAACATCTGGCTGGAATGAAAGATAGCAAG aCTATTGTTGCTATCAACAAGGACCCTGAGGCTCCCATTTTCCAGGTGGCTGACTACGGCTTGGTAGCCGATCTTTTCAAG GCTGTTCCTGAGATGACTGAAAGTCTGAGCaagtga